The following are encoded in a window of Castanea sativa cultivar Marrone di Chiusa Pesio chromosome 5, ASM4071231v1 genomic DNA:
- the LOC142635674 gene encoding F-box protein At3g28330-like, with protein MFLMFSKPPEAKEKNNNGNEFEQSPGFPIDRNLASATFKIQSSMQRRVKTLVLFNLYPFTRSVVRCYYVINPITKQGLALPPIPEPRSFTITGFIYNNSDNDIVDKQVSFSYRLVMLKIWDCEAHIFSSDTGKWSVVGYSKEFQVAPFPSSAVPYKGLLFWCGTNGRLLAFDLYNSTGSRCFDIEAPIEWEQLMNQPIERGLMKFIDCLGVCQGCLKLCQIIVQSHICVWEYKDYDNKGGGEWCLQHKVSLKEFVSEKSLWLLLTQSFFITVLGFHHINGDILYLGIKSKVLICNLRRKTLELYCYFPLANHYSVSDAFNFVLPCWPAPIPSSIKNAAY; from the exons ATGTTTTTGATGTTCTCTAAACCTCCAGAGGCAAAAGAGAAGAACAACAATGGCAATGAGTTTGAACAATCTCCCGGATTTCCTATTGACAGAAATCTTGCTTCGGCTACCTTTAAAATCCAGAGTTCAATGCAAAGGCGTGTCAAAACACtggtgctctttaatctctacCCCTTCACTCGCAGCGTTGTTAG ATGCTATTATGTCATAAATCCAATCACTAAACAAGGTTTAGCGCTCCCTCCAATTCCTGAGCCTCGAAGTTTCACTATTACTGGGTTTATCTATAATAATAGTGATAATGATATTGTTGATAAGCAAGTCAGTTTCAGTTACAGGTTGGTGATGCTCAAGATATGGGATTGCGAAGCACACATATTCTCGTCAGACACCGGTAAATGGAGTGTCGTggggtattcaaaggaatttcAAGTAGCTCCCTTTCCTTCCTCTGCTGTTCCTTACAAAGGCTTGCTTTTTTGGTGCGGTACTAATGGCCGTCTTCTGGCGTTTGATCTATACAACAGCACAGGTAGTCGTTGCTTTGATATTGAGGCGCCTATAGAATGGGAGCAGTTAATGAATCAGCCTATAGAACGGGGGCTAATGAAGTTTATTGATTGCCTTGGAGTGTGTCAGGGGTGCCTAAAACTATGTCAGATTATAGTGCAGTCTCATATCTGCGTTTGGGAGTACAAGGACTATGATAACAAAGGTGGAGGCGAATGGTGCTTGCAGCACAAAGTGTCTCTCAAGGAATTTGTCTCCGAAAAATCCCTTTGGCTCTTACTAACACAATCTTTTTTTATCACAGTGCTAGGTTTTCATCACATCAATGGGGATATCTTGTATTTGGGGATTAAATCGAAGGTTTTGATATGCAACTTGCGTAGGAAAACGCTCGAACTCTATTGTTATTTTCCTTTGGCTAACCATTATTCAGTGAGTGACGCCTTCAACTTTGTGCTCCCATGTTGGCCAGCACCCATTCCTTCTTCTATAAAGAATGCTGCCTACTAG
- the LOC142635673 gene encoding vacuolar iron transporter homolog 4-like, translated as MEIVVTQPKIGPQMVQEEKYFDYSSRAIYLRAIVLGGLKGVAYAAFSVMSPILMSVGGVVAIEIKAILLTSFIGLAAGTLHLAIAQYVSVYTQYDILTFQAKRNIRMGRGGKKGPVPSPTLVAVASSVTYLVGGSVLLLAAGFIKKKEWRSSAVMTLASLSLFFVGVIGAALGKAPVARSCARVLLGGWLTICITWGKSKILEHFGL; from the coding sequence ATGGAAATCGTGGTTACACAGCCCAAAATTGGACCCCAGATGGTCCAAGAAGAGAAGTATTTTGATTACTCTTCAAGGGCAATATATCTTCGGGCCATTGTCTTGGGAGGTCTCAAAGGGGTTGCATACGCAGCTTTTAGTGTAATGAGTCCTATACTTATGAGTGTAGGAGGAGTTGTTGCAATTGAAATCAAGGCTATACTTCTCACAAGCTTCATTGGATTGGCTGCAGGAACTTTGCATTTAGCAATTGCACAATATGTTTCTGTTTATACCCAATATGATATATTGACATTCCAAGCAAAAAGGAACATCAGAATGGGCAGAGGTGGAAAAAAGGGGCCAGTGCCAAGCCCAACTCTAGTGGCTGTGGCATCATCGGTAACATATTTAGTAGGGGGCTCAGTGCTATTACTAGCAGCTggttttataaagaaaaaggaatggAGATCTTCTGCTGTGATGACATTGGCTTCTTTATCCCTGTTTTTTGTGGGAGTAATTGGAGCTGCACTTGGAAAGGCACCAGTTGCAAGGTCTTGTGCAAGAGTTTTATTAGGAGGATGGCTCACAATTTGCATAACGTGGGGGAAAAGCAAGATTCTTGAGCATTTTGGACTCTAG
- the LOC142635677 gene encoding putative F-box protein At3g28280, with translation MSLNNLRDGLLLEILLHLPLQSVFQCKCVSNRWCSLISTPYFTRRYVSHLHTNLQPFTLLFECKDDQSITRVLATNSEEPELKSLAAYVHRQSEHLWLEASCNDLLLWRAKDDGEPSSMTVYYVINPITRQCIALPPITLPYHRSWIQAGLICSYDYNKKQLSYSVVLIPYFHDKLREFKVYIFSSNTREWSESMVLCPEGFELTHFAFCAVPYKSLLFWCSSSGRLLGIDPYNTRCCRSFEQPIGWELDKETDCFGVCRGCLRICQISMFYTRFSSILRIWELKDYDNEGGGKWYLEHEVSVNQLVSKKSPWLTEHVQQKYPLPLVLAFHPNDGDILYLAIELKVLLCNLRSKTVEVFCDIPHDPDTWNEKCNIINFVLPSWPTPIPFAPLQNGA, from the coding sequence ATGAGTTTGAACAATCTCCGAGACGGTCTATTGCTAGAAATTCTGCTTCACCTGCCTTTACAATCCGTATTTCAATGCAAATGTGTATCAAATCGCtggtgctctttaatctctacTCCTTATTTCACACGCCGCTATGTTAGCCACCTTCACACAAACCTTCAGCCCTTCACATTGCTCTTCGAGTGCAAAGATGATCAGTCAATAACTCGTGTCCTCGCAACCAATTCAGAGGAACCCGAATTGAAATCTCTTGCTGCCTATGTACACAGACAGAGTGAGCATCTTTGGCTTGAAGCTTCTTGTAACGACTTGCTCTTATGGCGCGCAAAAGATGATGGGGAGCCTAGTTCGATGACCGTTTACTATGTGATAAATCCAATCACTAGGCAATGTATCGCACTCCCTCCCATCACTCTACCTTATCATCGTTCATGGATTCAGGCTGGGTTAATTTGCAGCTATGACTACAACAAGAAGCAACTCAGTTACAGCGTGGTGCTCATTCCTTATTTTCATGACAAGTTAAGGGAATTCAAGGTATACATATTCTCATCCAACACCCGGGAATGGAGCGAGTCGATGGTGTTGTGTCCAGAGGGATTTGAATTGACTCACTTCGCATTTTGTGCTGTTCCTTATAAAAGCTTGCTTTTTTGGTGCAGTAGTAGTGGCCGTCTTCTCGGGATTGATCCGTACAACACTAGATGTTGTCGTTCCTTTGAGCAGCCCATAGGATGGGAGTTAGACAAAGAAACTGATTGTTTTGGTGTGTGTCGAGGGTGCCTGAGAATATGTCAGATTTCAATGTTCTATACTCGTTTTAGTAGCATTTTACGTATTTGGGAACTCAAAGACTATGATAATGAAGGCGGAGGCAAATGGTACTTGGAACACGAAGTTTCTGTCAACCAATTGGTCTCAAAAAAATCTCCATGGCTCACTGAACATGTACAACAGAAATATCCTCTTCCCTTAGTGCTAGCTTTTCATCCCAATGATGGAGATATCTTGTACTTGGCGATTGAATTGAAGGTTTTATTATGCAACTTGCGGAGCAAAACGGTGGAAGTCTTTTGTGATATTCCTCACGACCCTGACACTTGGAATGAAAAGTGTAACATCATCAACTTTGTGCTCCCAAGTTGGCCAACTCCCATTCCTTTTGCTCCCTTACAGAATGGCGCTTAA
- the LOC142635676 gene encoding cell wall / vacuolar inhibitor of fructosidase 2-like translates to MASPISCLSILVIPLLVTSLFYQVSNAVDKAFLESICHKSFDHELCLSTLCSDERTSTADPNGLVLISISINMNLVQTTINHRIPDILKTLTDPPDKTRLKNCQTDFIYVLGKLSRGYVASASKHYQEGITLIYDALLKSAECDSEYRISTNPPKKSPISDVTFKVGRLIDITFVIVDEIVST, encoded by the coding sequence atggcgTCTCCGATTAGTTGCCTATCAATCTTGGTAATCCCTCTACTAGTCACCTCTCTTTTCTACCAGGTTTCTAATGCAGTAGACAAAGCCTTTCTTGAAAGCATTTGCCACAAGTCCTTTGACCATGAGCTTTGCTTGTCAACTTTATGTTCAGACGAACGTACTTCTACAGCTGATCCAAATGGTCTTGTCCTCATTTCTATTTCTATAAACATGAATCTAGTACAAACTACCATTAATCATCGAATCCCAGATATTCTTAAAACACTCACAGACCCACCGGATAAGACTCGACTTAAGAATTGCCAAACTGATTTTATTTATGTCCTGGGTAAATTGAGTCGAGGATACGTAGCTTCGGCTTCAAAGCATTATCAGGAAGGGATAACATTAATTTATGATGCACTTTTGAAATCTGCAGAATGTGATAGTGAATATAGAATTAGTAcgaaccccccaaaaaaatcaccaatatcAGATGTCACTTTCAAAGTGGGGAGGCTTATCGATATTACTTTCGTTATAGTTGATGAGATCGTGTCAACATAA